A section of the Prevotella melaninogenica genome encodes:
- a CDS encoding M23 family metallopeptidase: protein MSLLLNLLLSILPFGSPVHIPVQLAGNFGEPRPNHFHGGIDIKTDREVNLGVYSIADGYISGAIVEKYGYGRAILVTHPNGYTSCYVHLNRFTPQIEAAVRKWQYQHQQFACDVKFRPGEFPVKRGQFIGLSGNTGSSQGPHIHLEMHKTKGENLYDPLNFLKHIVKDKTVPAVYSFKSYPQPGEGVFQHSPESRIFTFDKGYFQAWGKVGFGVRASDHMDDVYNNFGIRYTQLYCDGKLIFSSDVNNIPTSCHRMVNSWGDYDHFLSTKIWFMKSYIEPGNTLPILRADANKGIINFNQQRDYHLRYVIRDVFGNQTIKEFTVRGEPEAIPIVHRPDGISPLYYNKDNHFEAEGVRLNIQKGLLAKNGWLQLQHGNTSNAHSMAYTFSKAAYPLFHYAEISLKPTGTVHDPKKLYVAMRNSLNADAPASYCGGTYANGWVTGRMRELACAYFLAYDETPPMITELNLNPRSLSFKITDEGSGLQNYKAYLDGQFILLQFGKNKELFFCNLAETPVRPTGKERTLRIIATDNRYNKKEYLTKIKY, encoded by the coding sequence ATGAGTTTGTTATTAAATCTTTTATTATCCATACTACCTTTCGGTTCACCAGTTCACATTCCAGTGCAATTGGCGGGCAACTTTGGAGAACCACGCCCCAACCACTTCCACGGAGGTATTGATATCAAAACCGATCGTGAAGTAAATCTCGGTGTCTATTCCATTGCCGATGGCTATATATCAGGGGCTATCGTTGAAAAATATGGCTATGGACGTGCGATTTTGGTCACACACCCTAATGGATATACCAGTTGTTATGTCCATCTCAACCGCTTCACTCCACAGATTGAAGCAGCCGTTCGTAAATGGCAATACCAACATCAACAATTTGCTTGTGACGTTAAATTCCGACCAGGAGAATTTCCTGTGAAGAGAGGACAGTTCATTGGATTGAGTGGTAACACTGGTTCATCACAAGGTCCACACATCCATTTAGAGATGCACAAGACGAAAGGAGAGAACCTTTATGACCCTCTCAACTTTCTCAAGCATATTGTAAAAGACAAGACAGTCCCCGCTGTTTACTCCTTTAAGTCTTATCCTCAACCAGGAGAAGGTGTATTCCAACACTCCCCAGAGTCACGTATCTTCACCTTTGACAAGGGATACTTCCAAGCTTGGGGAAAGGTCGGCTTTGGTGTGAGAGCAAGTGATCACATGGACGATGTGTATAATAACTTTGGTATCAGATACACACAGCTCTATTGTGATGGTAAACTTATTTTCTCTTCGGATGTGAATAATATCCCTACAAGTTGTCACAGAATGGTCAATTCGTGGGGAGACTATGACCACTTCCTTTCTACGAAGATATGGTTTATGAAGTCTTATATCGAACCTGGTAACACGCTTCCTATCCTACGAGCCGATGCTAATAAGGGTATTATCAACTTCAACCAGCAACGCGACTATCACCTCCGTTATGTTATAAGAGATGTCTTTGGCAATCAAACTATAAAGGAGTTCACTGTGAGAGGCGAACCTGAGGCTATTCCAATTGTACATCGTCCAGACGGCATAAGCCCACTCTATTATAACAAAGACAATCATTTTGAAGCAGAGGGGGTACGACTGAACATCCAAAAAGGTTTACTTGCAAAGAATGGCTGGTTACAACTACAACACGGCAACACAAGCAATGCACACTCTATGGCTTATACCTTCTCTAAGGCTGCATATCCTCTATTCCACTATGCAGAGATAAGCCTCAAACCAACTGGAACAGTACATGATCCAAAGAAGTTGTATGTTGCCATGCGAAACAGCTTAAATGCTGACGCGCCCGCATCCTATTGTGGGGGAACCTACGCTAATGGTTGGGTTACAGGACGAATGCGCGAGTTAGCTTGTGCCTATTTCCTTGCCTATGATGAGACTCCACCAATGATTACAGAGCTAAATCTCAATCCACGCAGTTTATCGTTTAAAATAACTGATGAGGGTAGCGGACTGCAAAACTATAAGGCTTATCTCGATGGGCAGTTTATTCTTCTGCAGTTTGGTAAGAATAAAGAATTATTCTTCTGTAACCTTGCAGAAACACCAGTACGTCCTACTGGAAAAGAACGGACATTGAGGATTATCGCAACAGACAACCGATATAATAAGAAAGAATATCTGACTAAAATAAAGTATTAA
- a CDS encoding dipeptidase, producing MKKSFATLFFLTMITYANACTNFIATKGATTDGSVFVTYTADDYGLFTNLCHYPAGTHAKGDRREIIDYDTHESHGFIPEAPVTYNVIGNINEYQVSIGETTYGGREEMVDKDGIIDYGSLMYLGLQRSKTAREAIKVMTSLVETYGYNSGGESFTIADPNEVWLLEMMGCGGDKKQKVVWVAVRIPDGMISAHANQSRIGQFSTYNTEVITSKNCISFARSKGWFTGKDKDFNWKMTYAAPDFGGRRWCDARVWSYFNHFKDMSRWLPWALGKDPNAEDMPLWIEPNTKVDLAKMEACMRDHYEGTPLSLDQDIAQGIWNSPYRPTPLKFEVDGKQCFNERPISTQQTGFSYIAQLRSWLPREIGGILWFGNDDGNMVAYVPIYCSNTERAECFNTPGADAVTFSDKSAFWVCNWVSNMVYPRYSQLFPALKEVRDSLDNSYFAAQKGVEEKAQALYATDKAAAVKYLNDYSVQKSDEMIARWRDLAIYLIVKFNDMTIKPEKDGKFLRTSTGLGERVKRPGYSDYFKRELIKQSGDKFVMPNQ from the coding sequence ATGAAGAAATCATTTGCAACACTGTTCTTCCTTACAATGATTACGTATGCCAATGCATGTACGAACTTCATTGCAACAAAAGGAGCAACAACGGACGGTTCCGTCTTCGTAACTTATACCGCTGATGATTACGGCTTGTTTACTAACCTGTGTCATTATCCTGCAGGCACTCACGCAAAGGGTGACCGCCGTGAGATTATCGATTATGACACCCACGAGAGCCATGGCTTTATCCCAGAGGCTCCAGTAACATACAATGTCATTGGAAACATCAATGAGTATCAGGTTAGTATTGGTGAAACAACATACGGTGGCCGTGAAGAAATGGTTGATAAGGATGGTATCATCGATTATGGTTCACTGATGTATCTTGGCTTACAGCGCAGTAAGACAGCTCGCGAAGCTATCAAGGTAATGACTTCACTCGTTGAGACCTACGGCTATAACTCTGGTGGAGAGTCATTCACTATCGCCGACCCTAACGAGGTATGGTTGCTTGAGATGATGGGTTGTGGTGGTGACAAGAAGCAGAAGGTTGTTTGGGTTGCTGTACGCATCCCTGATGGTATGATTTCTGCTCATGCTAACCAGAGTCGTATCGGACAGTTCTCAACTTATAATACAGAGGTTATCACCTCAAAGAACTGCATCAGCTTTGCACGTTCAAAGGGTTGGTTCACTGGCAAAGACAAAGACTTCAACTGGAAGATGACCTACGCAGCACCAGACTTTGGTGGTCGTCGCTGGTGTGATGCTCGTGTATGGAGCTACTTCAACCACTTCAAAGATATGTCACGTTGGTTGCCATGGGCATTGGGTAAAGACCCTAACGCAGAGGATATGCCACTTTGGATTGAACCAAACACAAAGGTCGACTTGGCTAAGATGGAAGCTTGTATGCGCGACCACTACGAGGGCACTCCATTGTCACTTGATCAGGACATCGCACAGGGTATTTGGAACTCACCTTACCGCCCTACTCCACTGAAGTTTGAAGTAGATGGCAAGCAGTGTTTCAATGAGCGCCCTATCTCAACACAGCAGACAGGTTTCTCTTACATCGCGCAGCTCCGTTCATGGTTACCACGTGAGATTGGTGGTATCCTCTGGTTCGGTAACGATGATGGAAACATGGTTGCCTACGTGCCAATCTATTGCAGCAATACCGAGCGTGCAGAGTGTTTCAACACACCAGGTGCAGATGCTGTAACCTTCTCTGATAAGAGTGCTTTTTGGGTATGCAACTGGGTCAGCAACATGGTTTACCCACGTTACTCTCAGCTCTTCCCAGCATTGAAAGAGGTGCGCGACTCACTCGACAACTCTTATTTTGCTGCACAGAAGGGTGTTGAAGAGAAGGCACAGGCCCTCTATGCTACCGACAAGGCTGCTGCTGTGAAGTATCTCAACGACTACTCTGTTCAGAAAAGCGACGAGATGATTGCACGCTGGCGTGACTTGGCAATCTATCTGATTGTGAAGTTTAACGATATGACTATTAAGCCAGAGAAGGACGGCAAGTTCCTCCGCACTTCAACAGGTCTTGGCGAACGTGTAAAGCGTCCTGGTTACAGCGACTACTTTAAGCGTGAACTGATTAAACAGAGTGGCGATAAATTCGTTATGCCTAACCAGTAA
- a CDS encoding DUF4296 domain-containing protein, translating into MRSKKLVRSFATLCGLLLAIFVVSCKPSIPSEYIQPSEMEDMLYDYHLSMAIANREGYTDVRQKAFKLAVMKKYDVSEEKFDKSLQYYMRHTEQLHDIYVELTKRLEREARAQGASESELAQYGDITSKGDTTDIWRGNRTLILSPYAPVDRESFEIKADTAFHKGDRLLLSFNSQFIIQDGMRDAIIMMAVTYSNDSIVTQYQHITSDSRNTMTIDAGDSLRIKNIRGYFLMLKGQQPTTTFKMLILSNIHLVRMHIQKQEPTQPTDSLQESDPIRTIGGEPVNPQTPPDQPAGPPTRTPADAMKERGIPTSPDKL; encoded by the coding sequence ATGAGAAGTAAAAAACTGGTTCGTTCCTTTGCCACTCTTTGTGGGTTACTGCTTGCAATCTTCGTTGTAAGTTGTAAACCTTCTATCCCTTCAGAGTATATCCAACCTTCGGAAATGGAAGATATGCTCTACGATTATCACCTTTCCATGGCAATAGCCAATCGTGAAGGTTATACAGATGTCAGACAGAAAGCTTTTAAACTCGCTGTAATGAAGAAATATGACGTATCGGAAGAAAAGTTCGATAAGTCTCTTCAATACTATATGCGACATACCGAACAGCTACACGACATCTATGTAGAACTTACCAAACGACTGGAACGTGAGGCGCGTGCACAAGGTGCATCAGAGAGTGAATTAGCCCAGTATGGTGATATCACTTCAAAGGGAGATACCACCGATATTTGGCGAGGCAACCGTACTTTAATACTTTCTCCTTACGCTCCAGTAGATCGTGAATCCTTTGAAATCAAGGCAGACACCGCCTTCCACAAGGGTGACCGACTCCTCTTGAGTTTCAATTCACAGTTTATCATACAAGATGGTATGCGTGATGCTATTATCATGATGGCTGTTACCTATTCTAATGATAGTATCGTAACACAATACCAGCACATTACGTCTGACTCCCGCAACACCATGACGATTGATGCTGGGGATTCATTGCGTATCAAGAACATCCGTGGCTACTTCCTCATGCTGAAGGGACAACAGCCAACGACTACCTTCAAGATGCTTATTCTCAGTAATATCCATCTTGTTCGTATGCATATACAAAAGCAGGAACCAACACAACCGACTGATTCTCTGCAGGAATCTGATCCAATCAGAACGATTGGTGGTGAACCTGTCAATCCTCAAACACCACCAGACCAGCCAGCTGGACCACCGACAAGAACGCCAGCTGATGCGATGAAGGAACGAGGAATACCTACCAGCCCCGATAAGTTATGA
- a CDS encoding TraR/DksA family transcriptional regulator — METKKRYTDEELEEFRTIVNDKLAIAKSDYDETMKILMNKNTNDVNDTSPTYKALEEGSSNQTKEELVQMAQRQQKFIQALQAALVRINNKTYGIDRITGELIPKERLRIVPHATLSVASKMANKNH, encoded by the coding sequence ATGGAAACTAAGAAGCGTTATACCGATGAGGAACTCGAGGAGTTCCGCACGATAGTAAATGACAAGTTGGCAATAGCCAAGTCTGACTACGATGAAACGATGAAGATTCTGATGAACAAGAATACAAACGACGTTAATGACACATCACCAACATATAAGGCACTGGAAGAAGGCAGTTCTAACCAAACTAAGGAAGAACTCGTACAGATGGCACAACGTCAGCAGAAGTTTATCCAAGCACTACAGGCAGCGCTTGTCAGAATCAACAATAAGACTTACGGCATCGATCGTATCACTGGAGAACTTATTCCAAAGGAGAGACTGCGCATAGTACCACATGCAACACTGAGCGTAGCATCCAAGATGGCAAATAAAAATCACTAA
- the ileS gene encoding isoleucine--tRNA ligase, which produces MAKKFAEHKGLDLVSTNQEILKAWKKKDIFHKSIDEREGEPQFIFFEGPPSANGHPGIHHVLARAIKDTFNRYKTMQGFQVHRKAGWDTHGLPVELGIEKELGITKKDIDNHASDKYISTEEYNHKCRENVMKFTAEWQQLTEEMGYFVDMEHPYITYDNKYIETLWWLLKQLYNKGLLYKGYTIQPYSPAAGTGLSSHELNQPGCYRDVKDTTVTAQFTIPTEDWKALAEKANLPKETWGKPCFVAWTTTPWTLPSNVALCVGPKIEYVIVETYNPYDAEKLTLVMAASRVAAYLKSEGEITDGGELPAYDRGDKYVPYRIVGRVMGTELEGLHYQQLMPWIKPVEQTGDFAPKFVNDYAAVHPEKVFASEDGRDKFVEMESEAFRIILGDYVTTDDGTGIVHIAPTFGADDAKVAKDANIPALYLISKKGQTRPMVDLQGKYYTIDELDQNFVKACVNEKAYGHHAGDYVKSSYDPRFNPNGVWDKKASEKEEDLNIILCMEMKQEGTAFNIQKHVHNYPHCWRTDKPILYYPLDSWFIKDTAKKERMVELNKTIRWQPESTGTGRFGNWLENLNDWNLSRSRFWGTPLPIWRDENRGEKCIGSVEELYNEIEKSVAAGIMEKNPLKEVGFVVGDFSQENYDKIDLHRPYVDDIVLVNDEGKPMYRESDLIDVWFDSGSMPYAQLHYPFEGEINAEGLKATGKTEAEYRDQLVHSCYEGTAVPPAFFPADFINEGVDQTRGWFFTLHAIATMVFDSVAFKNVISTGLVLDAKGNKMSKHVGNVTNPFEMMNKYGADPVRFYMMTNSEPWDNLKFDPEGVDECRRKFFGTLYNTYSFFALYANVDGYDATTCEAVKADAPEIDRWIISKLNSLIKGVTAELEDFDPTRAGRLIDSFVNNDLSNWYVRLNRKRFWGKEMSTDKKSAYDTLYTCLMTVARLLAPFAPFYADQLYSDLGGNSESIHLDRWPVADEAVIDADLEARMDMAQRITSMVLALRRKVNIKVRQPLAQIMVPAIDATQKKHIEAVADLIKHEVNVKDLTFVESQGILVKKVKCNFRVMGKKFGKLMKQVAARMDALSQEEIAALEAAGEFNFELEGQPIKVEAADVEIISEDIPGWLVSNEGNLTVALEVELTEELRREGMARELINRIQNLRKETGLEITDRISVVIEPHAEAAAAVESFGELIKTQVLANDITLAENNGADVEFDEFNLHIEIKKN; this is translated from the coding sequence ATGGCAAAGAAATTCGCCGAGCACAAGGGACTTGACCTTGTTAGCACAAATCAGGAAATATTGAAAGCGTGGAAGAAGAAAGATATCTTCCACAAGAGTATTGATGAGCGTGAGGGCGAACCACAGTTCATCTTCTTCGAGGGACCTCCATCAGCTAATGGTCATCCCGGTATTCACCATGTATTGGCACGTGCCATTAAGGATACTTTCAACCGCTACAAGACTATGCAAGGTTTCCAAGTGCATCGCAAGGCGGGTTGGGACACTCACGGATTGCCTGTTGAGTTAGGTATTGAGAAAGAGTTGGGTATCACAAAGAAGGATATCGACAACCATGCATCTGACAAGTATATCTCAACAGAGGAATATAATCATAAGTGTCGTGAGAACGTAATGAAGTTTACTGCTGAATGGCAGCAGTTGACTGAGGAGATGGGTTACTTCGTTGATATGGAGCACCCTTACATTACATACGATAATAAATACATTGAAACATTGTGGTGGCTTCTCAAGCAGCTCTACAACAAGGGCTTGCTCTATAAGGGTTACACCATCCAACCTTACTCACCAGCTGCAGGTACTGGTCTGTCAAGCCACGAGCTTAATCAGCCGGGTTGCTATCGTGATGTAAAGGATACTACTGTCACAGCACAGTTTACTATCCCTACAGAGGATTGGAAAGCATTGGCTGAAAAGGCTAATTTACCTAAGGAGACATGGGGTAAGCCTTGCTTTGTTGCATGGACAACCACACCTTGGACATTGCCTTCAAACGTTGCACTTTGTGTTGGTCCAAAGATTGAATACGTTATTGTTGAGACCTATAACCCATACGATGCCGAGAAGTTGACACTCGTTATGGCTGCAAGTCGTGTAGCTGCCTATCTGAAGTCAGAAGGTGAGATTACCGATGGTGGCGAATTACCTGCCTACGATCGTGGAGACAAGTATGTTCCTTATCGTATCGTAGGTCGTGTGATGGGTACAGAGCTTGAAGGTCTGCACTATCAGCAGCTTATGCCATGGATTAAACCAGTTGAGCAGACAGGCGACTTTGCACCAAAGTTTGTGAACGACTATGCTGCAGTTCACCCAGAGAAGGTGTTTGCAAGTGAAGATGGTCGTGATAAGTTTGTGGAGATGGAGAGTGAGGCTTTCCGTATCATCCTTGGCGATTACGTCACCACAGATGATGGTACAGGTATTGTACACATTGCTCCTACCTTCGGTGCGGACGATGCTAAGGTGGCAAAGGATGCTAATATCCCTGCTCTCTATCTGATTTCAAAGAAGGGACAGACTCGTCCAATGGTTGATCTTCAAGGTAAGTACTATACTATCGACGAGTTAGACCAGAACTTTGTTAAGGCTTGTGTAAACGAAAAGGCATACGGTCACCACGCTGGCGACTATGTAAAGAGTTCTTACGATCCACGCTTCAATCCTAATGGCGTATGGGATAAGAAGGCTTCAGAGAAGGAAGAAGACTTGAACATCATTCTCTGCATGGAGATGAAGCAGGAAGGTACAGCTTTCAATATTCAGAAGCATGTACATAACTATCCTCACTGCTGGCGCACAGACAAACCTATCCTCTACTACCCTCTCGATAGTTGGTTCATCAAGGACACTGCTAAGAAGGAACGTATGGTAGAGTTGAATAAGACTATCCGTTGGCAGCCAGAATCAACTGGTACTGGTCGCTTCGGTAACTGGCTTGAGAACTTGAATGACTGGAACCTCAGCCGTTCACGTTTCTGGGGAACTCCATTGCCTATTTGGCGTGATGAAAACCGTGGCGAGAAGTGTATTGGTTCTGTAGAGGAACTTTACAACGAGATTGAAAAGTCTGTTGCTGCGGGTATCATGGAGAAGAATCCACTGAAAGAGGTGGGCTTCGTTGTTGGTGATTTCAGCCAAGAGAACTATGATAAGATTGATCTTCACCGTCCATACGTTGATGATATCGTCCTTGTAAATGATGAAGGAAAGCCAATGTATCGTGAGTCAGACCTTATTGACGTTTGGTTCGATAGTGGTTCTATGCCTTACGCTCAGCTTCACTATCCATTTGAGGGTGAGATTAATGCAGAAGGTTTGAAGGCTACAGGTAAGACTGAGGCTGAATATCGTGACCAGTTGGTACACTCATGCTATGAGGGTACGGCTGTTCCACCAGCATTCTTCCCTGCAGACTTCATTAACGAGGGTGTTGACCAGACGCGTGGTTGGTTCTTCACACTCCATGCAATAGCAACAATGGTGTTTGACTCTGTTGCCTTTAAGAACGTGATTTCAACAGGTCTTGTGCTCGATGCAAAGGGTAACAAGATGAGTAAGCACGTGGGTAACGTTACCAACCCATTTGAGATGATGAATAAGTATGGTGCTGACCCTGTACGTTTCTATATGATGACGAACAGCGAACCATGGGATAACTTGAAGTTCGATCCAGAAGGTGTTGACGAGTGTCGCCGTAAGTTCTTCGGTACCTTATATAATACATACAGTTTCTTTGCTCTCTATGCAAATGTTGACGGCTATGATGCCACTACATGTGAGGCTGTGAAGGCTGATGCACCAGAGATTGACCGTTGGATTATCTCTAAACTTAACTCACTCATCAAGGGTGTGACTGCTGAGTTAGAGGATTTCGACCCAACACGTGCAGGTCGTCTTATCGACTCATTCGTAAACAACGACCTTAGTAACTGGTACGTTCGTTTGAACCGTAAACGTTTCTGGGGTAAAGAAATGAGTACTGACAAGAAGAGTGCATACGACACATTGTACACCTGCCTGATGACAGTTGCACGTTTGTTGGCTCCATTCGCTCCATTCTATGCTGACCAGCTCTATTCAGACTTGGGTGGAAACTCAGAGAGTATCCACTTGGACCGTTGGCCAGTAGCTGACGAGGCTGTGATTGATGCTGACCTTGAAGCACGTATGGATATGGCACAGCGCATTACCTCTATGGTTTTGGCTCTGCGTCGCAAGGTGAACATCAAGGTTCGTCAGCCATTGGCACAGATTATGGTTCCTGCTATCGATGCAACTCAGAAGAAACATATCGAAGCCGTTGCAGACCTTATCAAGCACGAGGTGAACGTTAAAGACCTTACTTTCGTTGAGAGTCAGGGCATCCTTGTTAAGAAGGTGAAGTGTAACTTCCGTGTCATGGGTAAGAAGTTCGGTAAGCTGATGAAGCAGGTGGCAGCTCGTATGGATGCCCTTTCACAGGAAGAGATTGCTGCATTGGAAGCTGCAGGCGAATTCAACTTCGAGTTAGAAGGTCAGCCAATCAAGGTTGAGGCAGCAGATGTAGAAATCATCTCTGAGGATATCCCAGGCTGGTTGGTAAGCAACGAGGGTAACTTGACTGTTGCACTTGAAGTTGAACTGACAGAAGAACTCCGTCGTGAGGGTATGGCACGTGAGTTAATCAATCGTATCCAGAACCTCCGTAAGGAAACTGGTCTTGAGATTACCGACCGCATCTCTGTTGTTATTGAACCACACGCAGAGGCAGCAGCTGCAGTAGAGTCGTTCGGCGAACTGATTAAGACACAGGTTCTTGCTAATGACATCACACTTGCAGAGAATAATGGAGCTGATGTTGAGTTTGATGAATTCAACCTCCATATAGAAATCAAAAAGAACTAA
- a CDS encoding lipoprotein signal peptidase, translating into MSKQKKQSLIATLLIILLILIDQIIKVVVKLNMNLGESIHIFDWFQIQFIENNGMAWGMELGSKLFLSIFRIIAIGFLIWYIANRIKHGARMAYIIVLSMITAGAAGNIFDSLFYGQIFTASTPYYIEGATPATLVSWGEGYAPVLMGKVVDMFYFPLFHGTFPDWFPFWGGESFIFFSPIFNFADSCISVGVITIILAFRKDFNGWVPTMAKKVTDKENITDNQ; encoded by the coding sequence ATGAGTAAACAGAAAAAACAAAGCTTGATAGCCACCTTGCTAATTATTCTATTAATCCTAATAGACCAGATTATCAAGGTTGTTGTCAAGCTTAATATGAATTTAGGCGAATCTATCCATATCTTCGATTGGTTCCAAATACAATTTATCGAGAACAATGGTATGGCATGGGGTATGGAATTGGGAAGCAAACTCTTCCTTAGCATATTCCGTATAATTGCTATTGGTTTCCTTATTTGGTATATTGCTAATCGTATCAAACACGGAGCGAGAATGGCTTATATCATTGTATTGTCAATGATTACAGCAGGTGCAGCGGGTAATATCTTCGACTCCCTCTTCTATGGTCAGATATTTACAGCATCTACACCCTATTACATAGAAGGAGCCACACCGGCAACCCTCGTTTCATGGGGAGAAGGATATGCGCCTGTACTAATGGGTAAAGTGGTGGATATGTTCTACTTCCCACTCTTCCATGGTACATTCCCTGACTGGTTCCCATTCTGGGGTGGTGAGTCATTTATCTTCTTCTCACCTATATTCAACTTTGCGGACTCCTGCATTTCAGTAGGTGTCATTACGATTATCCTTGCCTTCCGTAAGGATTTCAATGGCTGGGTGCCAACTATGGCCAAGAAGGTTACTGATAAAGAAAACATTACTGATAATCAGTAG